The proteins below are encoded in one region of Hordeum vulgare subsp. vulgare chromosome 3H, MorexV3_pseudomolecules_assembly, whole genome shotgun sequence:
- the LOC123442117 gene encoding histone H2A-like: MTRGDVLRRGKGGRLAVVGREEGGRLHLPVAVAVVGREEGARLLLAVVAVVGREEGARLLLAVVAVVGRHGRLRHRPRRKSVSRSIKAGLQFPVGRIGRYLKKGPYVQHLGTGAPVYLAVVLEYLAAELLELTGNAAKDNKKSRIIPRHLLLAVRNDEELGKLLAGVTIAHGGVVPNINTVLLPKRTVEKEGKAPKSPKKAATPKKA, from the exons ATGACAAGAG GAGACGTGCTCAGGCGGGGGAAGGGAGGACGGCTCGCCGTGGTCGgacgggaggagggaggacggcTACAtctgcccgtcgccgtcgccgtggtAGGACGGGAGGAGGGAGCCCGCCTCCTTCTGGCCGTCGTCGCCGTGGTAGGACGGGAGGAGGGAGCCCGCCTCCTTCTGGCCGTCGTTGCCGTGGTAGGACGGCATGGACGCCTCCGGCACCGTCCCAGGAGGAAGTCGGTGTCCCGCTCGATCAAGGCCGGCCTCCAGTTCCCCGTCGGCCGCATCGGGCGGTACCTCAAGAAGGGTCCCTACGTGCAGCACCTCGGCACGGGCGCCCCCGTCTACCTCGCCGTCGTCCTCGAGTACCTCGCCGCCGAGCTGCTGGAGCTCACCGGGAACGCCGCCAAGGACAACAAGAAGAGCCGCATCATCCCCCGCCACCTTCTGCTCGCCGTCAGGAACGACGAGGAGCTCGGCAAGCTGTTGGCCGGCGTCACCATCGCGCACGGCGGCGTGGTCCCCAACATCAACACGGTGCTGCTACCCAAGAGGACCGTGGAGAAGGAGGGCAAGGCGCCCAAGTCGCCCAAGAAGGCCGCCACCCCGAAGAAGGCCTGA
- the LOC123442118 gene encoding protein LONG AFTER FAR-RED 3-like, which yields MGNYRFWSTDTQHVFNLYGQPYENAPGDYGLQLLDMDILLNATSESDKSRLQVAIHVIGDKAINMLLDMFDKVVSLNRMKDRRFRIEHAQHLSPGAANRFGEHGIIASVQPDHLLDDADSAGKKIGVEQDERSSYLFLSLLAGGAHLAFGSDWPVSDIYPLQAIKTAMSRKLPEWEEPWISEERLPLDDSLKAHTISAAYACFMDHVVGSLAERKYADFVVLPSTSWCEFAYDIPGHVLATYVNGKQAYP from the exons ATGGGGAATTATAGATTTTGGTCTACTGACACTCAACATG TGTTTAATTTATATGGGCAGCCTTATGAGAATGCTCCTGGCGATTATGGTCTCCAATTGTTAGATATGGATATTCTGCTCAATGCAACATCAGAATCAGACAAATCAAGACTTCAG GTTGCCATACATGTAATTGGAGATAAAGCAATCAATATGCTGCTAGATATGTTCGACAAGGTTGTtagcttgaatagaatgaaggacCGTAGGTTTCGG ATTGAGCATGCCCAGCATCTATCCCCAGGTGCAGCAAACCGCTTCGGAGAGCATGGTATCATCGCATCAGTGCAG CCAGATCATTTGTTGGATGATGCCGACTCTGCTGGAAAGAAGATTGGGGTAGAACAAGATGAGCGGAGCTCCTACTTGTTCCTATCACTACTGGCTGGCGGTGCACATCTGGCTTTTGGTTCTGATTGGCCT GTTTCGGACATTTACCCGTTGCAAGCTATTAAAACTGCAATGTCCCGCAAGCTGCCCGAGTGGGAAGAGCCTTGGATCTCCGAGGAGCGCTTGCCCCTGGATGATTCCTTGAAAGC GCACACGATATCTGCCGCATACGCCTGCTTCATGGACCATGTTGTGGGCAGCCTCGCCGAACGGAAGTATGCGGACTTCGTGGTCCTGCCATCAACCTCATGGTGCGAGTTCGCCTACGACATCCCGGGGCACGTCCTGGCGACCTACGTGAACGGCAAGCAGGCCTATCCGTAG